A single genomic interval of Vulpes lagopus strain Blue_001 chromosome 19, ASM1834538v1, whole genome shotgun sequence harbors:
- the RPSA gene encoding 40S ribosomal protein SA produces MSGALDVLQMKEEDVLKFLAAGTHLGGTNLDFQMEQYIYKRKSDGIYIINLKRTWEKLLLAARAIVAIENPADVSVISSRNTGQRAVLKFAAATGATPIAGRFTPGTFTNQIQAAFREPRLLVVTDPRADHQPLTEASYVNLPTIALCNTDSPLRYVDIAIPCNNKGAHSVGLMWWMLAREVLRMRGTISREHPWEVMPDLYFYRDPEEIEKEEQAAAEKAVTKEEFQGEWTAPAPEFTATQPEVADWSEGVQVPSVPIQQFPTEDWSAQPATEDWSAAPTAQATEWVGTTTEWS; encoded by the exons ATGTCCGGAGCCCTTGATGTTCTGCAAATGAAGGAGGAGGATGTCCTCAAATTCCTTGCAGCAGGAACCCACTTAGGTGGCACCAACCTTGACTTCCAAATGGAACAGTACATctacaaaaggaaaagtgatg GTATCTACATCATAAATCTGAAGAGAACCTGGGAGAAGCTTCTGTTGGCAGCTCGTGCCATTGTTGCCATTGAAAACCCAGCTGATGTCAGTGTCATATCATCTAGGAATACTGGCCAG CGAGCTGTGCTGAAATTTGCTGCTGCTACTGGAGCCACTCCTATTGCTGGCCGCTTCACTCCTGGAACCTTCACTAACCAGATCCAGGCAGCCTTCCGAGAGCCAAGGCTTCTGGTGGTTACTGATCCCAGGGCTGACCACCAGCCTCTCACAGAGGCATCTTACGTTAACCTGCCTACCATTGCTCTGTGTAACACAGACTCTCCTCTGCGCTACGTGGACATTGCCATCCCTTGCAACAACAAG GGAGCTCACTCAGTGGGTCTGATGTGGTGGATGCTAGCCCGGGAAGTCCTGCGCATGCGTGGCACCATTTCCCGTGAGCACCCATGGGAAGTCATGCCTGATCTCTACTTCTACAGAGATCCTGAAGAG attgaaaaggaagaacaggcCGCTGCTGAAAAGGCTGTAACTAAGGAGGAATTTCAGGGTGAATGGACGGCTCCGGCTCCTGAGTTCACTGCTACTCAGCCTGAAGTTGCAGACTGGTCTGAAGGCGTGCAGGTGCCCTCTGTGCCTATTCAGCAGTTCCCTACTG AAGACTGGAGCGCTCAGCCAGCCACTGAAGATTGGTCTGCAGCTCCCACTGCTCAGGCCACTGAATGGGTAGGAACAACCACTGAGTGGTCTTAA